From Solanum lycopersicum chromosome 4, SLM_r2.1:
TACTCGGAGTTGTGGAATTAACGAGGATAGTGAGGACACTGAAAGTGAAGATATGTTTCCTAATGGCCCCGATGAACAAGGTCTTGATAATCTGGTTATGAGTCTGTCTGGGTCAGTAGACTTGGCAAGATTGCCAGATTCACAGGAGTCAAGAGTTAAACTTGAGACATGTACCGGAACACAAGCTTGTGAGGATAATTCAGGTTTAAGTGCTAGCATTGAGTCAATCAAAGCTTGCTCTTGTACCTTTTGCACCAAAGGTATAAATATCTCGCAGACCATTATATTGATTAATGTTCTTATGAGCTTATATCCTGTCTTGTTTCAGTTCATATTAGTGGAgtacttatttagttgtctttGTTCTGTGATAATCAGCTGCTTATATATGGTTAGACCTACATTACCAGGATACCAAGGGTCGCATAAGTGGTGAGTCAGCTTAAagatattttagttaattaacttaagatcttttttttttctccttgtttcttttctttactcAATTGCTGTTTTCAAATACCTAGCCATAAAGAAGAGTCAGAGAGAAGCAAGTCTTTTAGTTGAAAGAAGTGGCAAGGGTAAAGAGCTTCAGAAGGAGGGTCCAGAAAAGAATACTGAAGCAGCAAATCTTGAGTCGAGTTTAATGGGTCACTGGAAGTCACTCTTTCAACACATGGAGCACATTTTTCAACGGGAAGCTGACCAGCTAGTAAGTTTGCTAACTGACCTGTTCAGTCTCTGAGTTGGTATAGATACTCAATTCAACTTTTACATATAATAGCCGAGAGTTGTGAAGCTGTCAAGCTGATGGATGTTCTCTGTTGACCATCAAGCTGAAAGATTTTTCTTTGTCTATGTTAACTCCAGTTGTTAGAGCTTTCAGTGTGGTGCATTGTATTTTTATACTAGTTGGATCATTCATTTCGAGGACACATACTTGTTCCATAAGTATGCCTTATGATGGGAACATTGTTCATAGATTAGAAGATTGTTATCTTTTAGTAATCTTCAAGTATTTGCCAAAGTTTGAAGatctttcttttccattttcaaAAAGTAATTACAAACTTTGACAAATGGGCAGAGAAAATGTTTTGCCTTTTGATGGGCACATGATTCATAAATGAGAAGATTGCTATCTTTTAGTAATCTTCAAACATTTGCGTAAgtttggagtttttttttttaattctcaaaatgTTATCTTCAAATTATGACAAATGTGCAGAGCAAATGTTTGTCTAAGTTCAATATTCAATTTGAAAATCATGTTGTCTTGTTACTAATAGACAGGAGGAAGTAAGTGTCTCTTTACCTCTTTACTGAAAAATAGAACATTTCCTATCTGTCAATTGCCCTGTGAGGAATGGGGGATTGACACTACTTCCAAGTTGCAAACCTACATATTAGCCAAGTTGTAATTGATAGCAGTCTCTTTGTTAATTTACTGTCCTGGTGGAGTTTGTCAGGACCAGTAGCCAGAGATTACTTGTTAGAACATCAATAAGCATATCAGTGTTTTGTGAGAACATGTTCTTTCCATTTCTCTGAAAACTTTGTTCTGTCAATATAGAGATGTAGTTGCACACTTGCACTTGTGAACTGCTAACTAGAGAGAACTATTAGAAAGTTCATTCAGTTAATGTTCTGTTACTTATTTGCTTTTAGTTTCCACCCTGATTATGCTTCTTAGATACATAGATATAATGAATTcaatgaaagaagaaaataatttgacAACAATGAAAGAAGTTATCACATTTGTAATACATGAGTATCACTTCACCATTGAATGTTTGATTCACCGTTCCGTTTCCTATTCTCTGTTCTTTTGCTATTTGGCTCCATCATTTGTATACATTCATAGCCCTAAACAATTTGGTCTTGCCCTCAAAAGAAATATACACGTTTAAGACATGTCAATATGCCATATTTTGGCAGTGAAGTAATAAAAACCTTGTCTAATTCctgatttttaatttctttgaaCCATTGTTAATGCAAATATCAGTTGATGGAAGCTACTCCATGTTAAACTAGAGTAGTTGGTCATGATGTTGCCACATTGACCTTGCTCTTCACGCAAGCACTTTATCTGTAAATGATGCTTAGTTGCATCATGTTTACCTTCTGCACAAGCACTTCCCACTTATGCAAACCCCAATTCTCTTTCCACCCCCTCCCAGCTCAATTAAACAGTGTTAGTATGAAGGTGATGATGTATTCATTTTTCTGTTACAGGAAGGTAGTTTAGTTACACTGACCGACCTCAAAGACAGATGCAAGACAGAACTGGATTCGTCCAATGGGACCTCAGAGAATTGCTAGTAGGTTCCAAATCTTCTGTTTGAGGTTCATTTTCTACAAGTTTTTTGGTTGCTCAAGTTTTAACATGATGTATTGTACTTGTGAAATCTTGTATAACAGTCTGGTTGATGTAAAATAGTTAGAAAATGGTATAACATTCTTGGTGATCATACATCACAACAGAATGAGTTTCTTTAGATGAGTGCTGCTGTTTTTATAATAGTATGAGGTTATATATCGAATTGCTTTCAAGGCTACCATAGTGAATCGTTGAGCCTAGCTGGTTGAGCAAATGGCACCTTGATGTAGATTGATCATTTTGTGAAGGGAAAATGTTCAATTTGCCATTTGCTAGTAGTTGAGGCCAAATATGCCTTTATGTCCCAACAGAGGATTTTTTTCAACATAAAGACTTCTGGACAAGGAAAACTATCAAATTTGCCTTGAATGATGTGAAATGATGTACATTGGCCtatgaattttttgaaattgtgCAGATTATTGTTCTCGACCTTATCAATCATCTATCCAAATCAATTACCATCATTATAATTGATCCTCTCAACTCTCAAAAGCATTATTTGATGACCTCCATCACTCCACCCTGAGTTCATTCAAACTCTCTCTCGCCCCattatttttaccatttttttcCTAACACAGCCTGCGTTGGACCGCTGTAACCCTCTTCTTTGATCACCACAGTTTGAGAAAGTAAATACTCTTTTTGGAGGTTGATGTGGAACTCTGGCATCACCGTTAATGATGATCTAAGAATTAATGGTGACGGAGTTGTGCTGATAGAGCTTCGACAAATATGATAACTTTATGGTGGAATTGTtcattttttgagttttattaCAAATGATTTGAGGTTTGAGAGTGGTTAATTTTAGTTTTGGGGATATAGAGACCTTGCCATTTGAGGTGTTGAGTGATAAAGTTATTGCCATCGAAACAATGATCcccttcttcattattcaaggCAAATTTGGATGATCCAACCAGTAGAATCTCAATCAACGGATCACTaaagaaaataagtccaaagcATAAAACAATCATACAATTtgatttcaatatatattgaggTTAAATTTGAACGATTTCATGCAAAGTTTATCGGCGAATTTgaatgtttttcctttttttttattttgttaaaatatatacttttttccCTCTATAATTTATGTTGCACATATATTGAACTAGAGAAACATCTTCATTCTTGTCCCATATAATGTACACTTTTTCTCAAGATGATATGACAATGATGGAGATATACACTGTAGTGGAAGAGGTGAAATCGACCTGTGAATTATTGAGGTGAtaaatttcaaagttaattAAACAAATACATGCAAGTGGTTTGTTGTCCTTTTGCAACTATAAGTTTCTTGATATTGTTTATGAAAATTGACT
This genomic window contains:
- the LOC101264921 gene encoding uncharacterized protein → MDEDNAVERCHKSRPVLRNITNQLGNKRPFSSLLGNSSLKCVDKGNENLGGKFVLVDDGDNAKRVCVGPRPCSKIKSSKVDVVSGISNIPNDNQDPSLLRVDSATAICQSTIGDKENNDACGSAIEIVNDREIIPKKNSAVINDMDGVVTGVPVPALSGTDDHDATRSCGINEDSEDTESEDMFPNGPDEQGLDNLVMSLSGSVDLARLPDSQESRVKLETCTGTQACEDNSGLSASIESIKACSCTFCTKAAYIWLDLHYQDTKGRISAIKKSQREASLLVERSGKGKELQKEGPEKNTEAANLESSLMGHWKSLFQHMEHIFQREADQLEGSLVTLTDLKDRCKTELDSSNGTSENC